Proteins from a single region of Amycolatopsis sp. CA-230715:
- a CDS encoding serine/threonine-protein kinase — protein sequence MDDGRVVADRYRLEEQLGRGGMGVVWRAFDLELGREVSLKRSLGADTGQIRREARIGAGLLHPNVVTVFDTVPDRDSHWLVTEYLAARTLEEIVEADGPLPEARARRIGAQLAAALAAMHARGIVHRDVKPGNVLVTEDDVAKLTDLGIARWTEVTRTGGAQLTGTLGYVAPEVAAGDEAEAASDVFSLGATLYAAVEGRSPWGHGEDGPFVQMRRAAEGRPLPVEHAKGFEPALAALMARRPADRPTATEAERLLGGADVPMPRRPRWRRRHAVLAGGALVVVVALAAWFVLSGPTPPKPEAGPGTLGADPAEADPCAAISANALAPYGQPFVDPEVKNFGSCVVSTKLADGTGQVQTSVDLTSALRYPTRPPTPGRMGDVERPDARDGTCVRSISLADTNRIDVATRSIEHAENAPLCAISESVLSGALPMLTTGPLPRRAQPFPPESLAHANACGLLDAAETTGVLGREARAENEFGGWGCVWEAEPRVITVQFSREWPIEQDTDVTGDRIRIGDRNAVVGPVPDDRPACAVRIVHRFYTPALPVLRGTEPNREEVAVVTVEGTAPADATELCGPARSLAGSIVPRLP from the coding sequence GTGGACGATGGTCGCGTCGTAGCCGACCGGTACCGGCTGGAGGAGCAACTCGGCCGGGGCGGGATGGGTGTCGTCTGGCGCGCGTTCGACCTCGAGCTGGGCCGCGAAGTGTCGCTCAAGCGCTCGCTCGGCGCGGATACCGGGCAGATCCGGCGCGAGGCGAGGATCGGGGCGGGGCTGCTGCACCCGAACGTCGTCACCGTGTTCGACACGGTGCCCGACCGGGATTCGCACTGGCTGGTCACCGAGTACTTGGCCGCGCGGACGCTGGAAGAGATCGTCGAAGCCGACGGGCCGCTGCCCGAAGCGCGGGCGCGCCGGATCGGGGCACAGCTCGCCGCGGCCCTAGCCGCCATGCACGCGCGCGGCATCGTGCACCGCGACGTCAAACCCGGCAACGTCCTGGTGACCGAGGACGACGTCGCCAAGCTCACCGATCTGGGCATCGCCAGGTGGACCGAGGTGACGCGCACCGGCGGCGCCCAGCTGACCGGCACGCTCGGTTACGTCGCACCGGAAGTCGCCGCCGGTGACGAAGCCGAAGCGGCCTCGGACGTTTTTTCCCTCGGCGCCACCCTGTATGCCGCCGTCGAGGGCCGATCTCCGTGGGGCCACGGCGAAGACGGCCCGTTCGTCCAAATGCGACGCGCGGCCGAAGGACGGCCGCTTCCGGTCGAGCACGCGAAGGGGTTCGAACCGGCGCTCGCCGCGCTGATGGCCCGGCGCCCCGCCGACCGGCCGACCGCGACCGAAGCCGAACGCCTGCTCGGCGGCGCGGACGTGCCGATGCCCCGGCGGCCACGGTGGCGCCGCCGCCACGCGGTGCTCGCCGGTGGCGCGCTCGTCGTCGTGGTCGCGCTGGCGGCGTGGTTCGTCCTCAGCGGGCCGACGCCCCCGAAACCCGAAGCGGGACCGGGCACCCTCGGCGCCGACCCCGCCGAAGCGGACCCGTGCGCCGCGATCTCGGCCAACGCGCTCGCCCCCTACGGGCAGCCGTTCGTCGACCCCGAGGTGAAGAACTTCGGCAGCTGCGTGGTCTCGACCAAACTGGCCGACGGCACCGGGCAGGTGCAGACCTCGGTCGATCTGACCAGCGCGCTGCGCTACCCGACCCGGCCGCCGACACCGGGCCGGATGGGGGACGTCGAACGGCCGGACGCACGGGACGGCACCTGCGTGCGGAGCATCTCGCTGGCCGACACCAACCGGATCGACGTGGCCACGCGCTCGATCGAGCACGCGGAAAACGCGCCGCTGTGCGCCATCTCGGAGTCCGTGCTCTCCGGCGCGCTGCCGATGCTCACCACCGGGCCGCTGCCCCGGCGGGCTCAGCCGTTCCCGCCGGAGTCGCTCGCGCACGCCAACGCCTGCGGCCTGCTCGACGCGGCGGAAACGACCGGGGTGCTGGGCCGCGAGGCACGCGCGGAGAACGAGTTCGGCGGCTGGGGGTGCGTGTGGGAGGCCGAGCCCCGCGTGATCACCGTGCAGTTCAGCCGGGAATGGCCGATCGAGCAGGACACGGACGTCACCGGCGACCGGATCCGGATCGGTGACCGGAACGCGGTCGTGGGTCCGGTGCCGGATGATCGGCCCGCGTGCGCGGTGCGGATCGTGCACCGGTTCTACACGCCCGCGTTGCCCGTTCTCCGTGGCACCGAACCGAATCGCGAAGAAGTCGCCGTGGTGACCGTGGAGGGCACCGCGCCCGCCGACGCGACCGAGCTGTGCGGACCGGCGCGGTCGCTGGCGGGCTCGATCGTGCCGCGGTTGCCGTGA
- a CDS encoding elongation factor G translates to MPHLNIGILAHVDAGKTSLTERLLHHAGIIDHVGRVDSGDTQTDSMAMERRRGITIRSAVVSFTLGDLHVNLIDTPGHPDFIAEVERALRVLDGVVLVVSAVEGVQAQTRVLMRALTRLRVPVVLFANKIDRVGARRDGLLAELADRLGMPCVPVSAVDHLGTPEARTRQAPIEPTAELADLLSRHSDAFLSAYLQDEGALTAADYRAELVRQTRRGVVSPVFFGSARTGEGVEALAAGIREFLGTAAEPASGDELRATVFKIERGRAGEKNAYVRVFSGELGARDHVRFHRPGRTFEARATSVRVFERGTGTVEARAGAGRIAKVAGLKEIRIGDRIGATGDGVEAAHFPPPSLETVVVPDRPSDAPALFAALSALAEQDPLITVRQDEARRISVRLYGEVQKEVLKEMLADEHGIAVGFEGTRTICVERPVGTGAAVREIGAEGNRFWATLGLRVEPGAPGSGLTFGLAVELGSLPLAFHKAIEETVAATLANGLSGWEVVDCAVTVTRTGYFSPASAAGDFRSITPLVLGEALRRAGTEVLEPISAFELELPSDTVGAALSKVVEIGGVVTGSAIRGARAELTGTIPTAAVHRFDQQLPGLSRGEGLLLTEISGYQPVTIPLDRR, encoded by the coding sequence ATGCCACACCTGAACATCGGAATTCTCGCCCACGTCGACGCCGGTAAGACCAGCCTCACCGAGCGCCTCCTCCACCACGCCGGAATCATCGACCACGTCGGCAGGGTCGACAGCGGTGACACCCAGACCGACTCGATGGCGATGGAGCGCAGGCGCGGGATCACCATCCGGTCGGCCGTCGTCTCGTTCACGCTCGGCGACCTGCACGTCAACCTCATCGACACCCCCGGCCACCCGGATTTCATCGCCGAGGTCGAGCGCGCGCTGCGCGTGCTCGACGGCGTGGTGCTGGTCGTCTCCGCGGTCGAGGGGGTGCAGGCCCAGACCAGGGTCCTGATGCGCGCGCTGACCAGGCTGCGCGTCCCGGTGGTGCTCTTCGCGAACAAGATCGACCGCGTCGGCGCGCGCCGCGACGGCCTGCTGGCCGAGCTCGCCGACCGCCTCGGGATGCCGTGCGTGCCGGTGTCGGCGGTCGACCACCTCGGCACCCCGGAGGCGCGCACCCGGCAGGCGCCGATCGAGCCGACGGCAGAGCTGGCCGACCTGCTGTCCCGGCACAGCGACGCGTTCCTGTCCGCCTACCTCCAGGACGAGGGCGCGCTGACGGCCGCGGACTACCGCGCCGAGCTGGTCCGCCAGACCCGGCGCGGGGTCGTTTCGCCCGTGTTCTTCGGGTCGGCGCGGACCGGAGAGGGAGTCGAAGCGCTCGCGGCCGGAATCCGCGAATTCCTCGGGACAGCGGCGGAACCGGCGTCCGGCGACGAGCTGCGGGCGACCGTGTTCAAGATCGAACGCGGGCGCGCCGGCGAAAAGAACGCCTACGTCCGCGTGTTCTCGGGCGAGCTGGGTGCCCGCGACCACGTCCGGTTCCACCGGCCGGGGCGGACCTTCGAGGCGAGGGCGACTTCCGTCCGGGTCTTCGAGCGCGGAACCGGCACCGTCGAAGCGCGTGCCGGTGCCGGGCGGATCGCGAAAGTGGCCGGGCTCAAGGAAATCCGCATCGGCGACCGGATCGGCGCGACCGGCGACGGGGTCGAAGCGGCGCACTTTCCGCCGCCCAGCTTGGAAACCGTCGTGGTACCCGACCGGCCGTCCGACGCACCCGCGCTGTTCGCCGCGCTCAGCGCACTCGCCGAGCAGGACCCGCTGATCACCGTCCGGCAGGACGAGGCGCGCCGGATTTCCGTTCGCCTGTACGGAGAAGTGCAGAAGGAGGTCCTCAAGGAGATGCTGGCTGACGAGCACGGGATCGCCGTCGGCTTCGAAGGCACCAGGACGATCTGCGTCGAGCGGCCGGTCGGCACCGGGGCCGCGGTGCGGGAGATCGGCGCCGAGGGCAACCGGTTCTGGGCCACGCTCGGGCTGCGCGTCGAACCCGGCGCCCCCGGTTCGGGACTCACGTTCGGGCTCGCCGTCGAACTCGGCTCGCTGCCGCTGGCTTTCCACAAGGCGATCGAGGAGACCGTGGCGGCGACGCTAGCGAACGGCCTTTCCGGATGGGAGGTCGTCGACTGCGCGGTGACCGTGACCAGGACCGGCTACTTCAGCCCGGCCAGCGCGGCGGGCGACTTCCGCAGCATCACCCCGCTCGTGCTGGGCGAGGCGCTGCGGCGGGCCGGGACCGAGGTGCTGGAGCCGATCAGCGCCTTCGAACTGGAACTGCCATCGGACACCGTCGGCGCCGCACTGTCCAAAGTGGTCGAAATCGGCGGAGTGGTCACCGGGTCCGCGATCCGCGGCGCGAGGGCCGAGCTGACCGGCACGATCCCGACCGCGGCGGTGCACCGGTTCGACCAGCAGCTGCCCGGCCTGTCCCGCGGGGAAGGCTTGCTGCTGACCGAAATCAGCGGCTACCAGCCGGTCACGATCCCGCTCGACCGCCGATGA
- a CDS encoding VOC family protein: MTITIHTTFLPHDDPEASVAFYRDILGFEVRKDVGQGKMRWITVGHPGQPGTSIVLHPPSANPGLTDDERRTVAEMMAKGTYAMIILATEDLDAEFARLRDGGAEVAQEPTDQPYGIRDCAFRDPAGNMIRVNEVR; the protein is encoded by the coding sequence ATGACCATCACCATTCACACCACGTTCCTCCCGCACGACGACCCGGAGGCTTCGGTGGCCTTCTACCGCGACATCCTCGGCTTCGAGGTCCGCAAGGACGTCGGGCAGGGCAAGATGCGCTGGATCACCGTCGGTCACCCCGGCCAGCCCGGCACGTCCATCGTGCTGCACCCGCCGTCGGCGAACCCCGGCCTCACCGACGACGAGCGCCGCACCGTCGCCGAGATGATGGCGAAGGGCACCTACGCCATGATCATCCTGGCCACCGAGGACCTCGACGCCGAGTTCGCGCGGCTGCGGGACGGTGGCGCCGAGGTCGCCCAGGAGCCGACGGACCAGCCCTACGGGATCCGCGACTGCGCGTTCCGCGATCCCGCCGGGAACATGATCCGCGTCAACGAGGTGCGCTGA
- a CDS encoding excinuclease ABC subunit UvrA, translated as MTKSLHAADSHDLIRVHGARENNLKDVSVELPKRRLTVFTGVSGSGKSSLVFATIAAESQRMINETYSAFVQGFMPTLARPDVDVLDGLTTAIIVDQERMGADPRSTVGTATDTGALLRILFSRLGKPHIGSPQAFSFNVASISGAGAVTVEKAGRTVKERRSFSITGGMCPRCEGRGKVNDIDLTAIYDETKSLNDGAITIPGYSMDGWYGRIFRGSGFFDADKPVKKFTKRQLNDLLYKEPTKIKVDGINLTYEGLIPRIQKSMLAKDVDSLQPHIRAFVERAVTFTTCSDCEGTRLSAEARSSKIKGISIADACAMQISDLAEWVSDLDEPSVAPLLESLRHTLDSFVGIGLGYLSLDRPAGTLSGGEAQRTKMIRHLGSALTDVTYVFDEPTIGLHPHDIQRMNDLLRQLRDKGNTVLVVEHKPEAIAIADHVVDLGPRAGTEGGEVVFEGTVDGLRASDTITGRHLDDRASLKESVRTPSGKLEVRGATSHNLREVDVDIPLGVLVAVTGVAGSGKSSLIHGSVAGRDGVVAVDQGAIRGSRRSNPATYTGLLEPIRKAFAKANGVKPALFSANSEGACPNCKGAGVIYTDLAMMAGVATPCEVCDGKRFQADVLEYTFGGRDISEVLAMPVAEAEEFFGGGEGKLLAAHKILERLVDVGLGYLTLGQPLTTLSGGERQRIKLATQMGADGGVYVLDEPTSGLHLADVEQLLGLLDRLVDAGKSVIVIEHHQAVMAHADWIIDLGPGAGHDGGRVVFEGTPADLVAARSTLTGEHLADYVGAVRKGRKKARSSSA; from the coding sequence ATGACCAAGTCGTTGCACGCCGCCGACAGCCACGACCTGATCCGCGTGCACGGCGCGCGCGAGAACAACCTCAAGGACGTCAGCGTCGAGCTCCCGAAGCGCCGGCTGACGGTGTTCACCGGGGTGTCCGGGTCCGGCAAGAGCTCGCTGGTGTTCGCCACGATCGCCGCCGAGTCGCAGCGGATGATCAACGAGACCTACAGCGCCTTCGTGCAGGGCTTCATGCCGACGCTCGCGCGCCCCGACGTCGACGTGCTCGACGGGCTGACCACCGCGATCATCGTCGACCAGGAGCGGATGGGCGCCGACCCGCGCTCCACGGTCGGCACCGCCACCGACACCGGCGCGCTGCTGCGCATCCTGTTCAGCAGGCTCGGGAAGCCGCACATCGGCTCACCGCAGGCGTTTTCGTTCAACGTCGCCTCGATCAGCGGCGCGGGCGCGGTCACCGTCGAGAAGGCGGGCCGCACCGTCAAGGAGCGCCGCAGCTTCAGCATCACCGGCGGCATGTGCCCGCGCTGCGAAGGCCGCGGCAAGGTCAACGACATCGACCTGACCGCGATCTACGACGAGACGAAGTCGCTCAACGACGGCGCGATCACGATCCCCGGCTACAGCATGGACGGCTGGTACGGCCGCATCTTCCGCGGCTCCGGCTTCTTCGACGCCGACAAGCCGGTCAAGAAGTTCACCAAGCGGCAGCTGAACGACCTGCTGTACAAGGAGCCGACCAAGATCAAGGTCGACGGCATCAACCTGACCTACGAGGGCCTGATCCCGAGGATCCAGAAGTCGATGCTGGCCAAGGACGTCGACTCCCTGCAGCCGCACATCCGCGCCTTCGTCGAGCGTGCGGTCACCTTCACCACCTGCTCCGACTGCGAAGGGACCCGGCTGTCCGCGGAGGCGAGGTCGTCGAAGATCAAGGGCATCAGCATCGCCGACGCGTGCGCGATGCAGATCAGCGATCTCGCGGAGTGGGTGAGCGACCTGGACGAGCCGTCCGTCGCGCCGCTGCTGGAGTCGTTGCGGCACACCCTCGATTCGTTCGTCGGGATCGGGCTCGGCTACCTCTCGCTCGACCGCCCGGCCGGCACGCTCTCGGGCGGCGAAGCGCAGCGCACCAAGATGATCCGCCACCTCGGCTCCGCGCTCACCGACGTCACCTACGTGTTCGACGAGCCGACGATCGGCCTGCACCCCCACGACATCCAGCGCATGAACGACCTGCTGCGGCAGTTGCGCGACAAGGGAAACACCGTGCTCGTCGTGGAGCACAAGCCGGAGGCGATCGCGATCGCCGACCACGTCGTCGACCTCGGCCCGCGCGCCGGGACCGAAGGCGGCGAGGTGGTGTTCGAGGGCACCGTCGACGGATTGCGGGCGAGCGACACGATCACCGGCCGCCACCTCGACGACCGCGCGTCGCTGAAGGAGTCGGTGCGGACGCCGTCGGGGAAGCTGGAAGTGCGCGGGGCCACCAGCCACAACCTGCGGGAGGTCGACGTCGACATCCCGCTCGGCGTGCTGGTCGCGGTCACCGGCGTGGCCGGTTCGGGCAAGAGCTCGCTGATCCACGGCTCGGTGGCGGGCCGGGACGGGGTGGTCGCCGTCGATCAGGGCGCGATCCGCGGCTCCCGGCGGAGCAACCCGGCGACCTACACGGGGCTGCTCGAACCGATCCGGAAGGCCTTCGCGAAGGCCAACGGCGTCAAGCCCGCGCTGTTCAGCGCCAACTCCGAAGGCGCGTGCCCCAACTGCAAGGGCGCGGGCGTCATCTACACCGACCTCGCGATGATGGCGGGCGTCGCCACCCCGTGCGAAGTGTGCGACGGCAAGCGCTTCCAGGCCGACGTGCTGGAGTACACCTTCGGCGGCCGCGACATCAGCGAGGTGCTCGCGATGCCGGTGGCCGAGGCCGAGGAGTTCTTCGGTGGCGGGGAAGGGAAACTCCTCGCCGCGCACAAGATCCTCGAACGCCTCGTCGACGTCGGGCTCGGCTACCTCACCCTCGGCCAGCCGCTCACCACGCTGTCCGGTGGCGAGCGGCAGCGGATCAAGCTGGCCACCCAGATGGGCGCGGACGGTGGCGTGTACGTCCTGGACGAGCCGACCAGCGGCCTGCACCTCGCCGACGTCGAACAGCTGCTCGGCCTGCTCGACCGGCTCGTCGACGCGGGCAAGTCCGTCATCGTCATCGAGCACCACCAGGCCGTGATGGCGCACGCCGACTGGATCATCGACCTCGGCCCCGGCGCCGGTCACGACGGCGGCCGCGTCGTCTTCGAAGGCACTCCGGCCGATCTCGTCGCGGCGCGGTCGACCCTGACCGGCGAGCACCTCGCGGACTACGTCGGCGCGGTCCGGAAAGGACGGAAGAAGGCGCGCAGCTCCTCGGCGTAG
- a CDS encoding epoxide hydrolase family protein, with the protein MPEESQPEPFAPRAEQAALDDLRARLRATRWPDAPEEAGWSLGTDLDYLRELVAYWADGFDWRAREAALARLPRFRASVGGLGIHFVHAKAATGPALPLVLSHGWPDSFWRYTKVIPLLVDPAAHGGDPEDAFDVVVPDMPGFGYSDHPDPPVDSVAVAGLWAELMTALGYERFGAAGGDVGSSVSRFLALDHAEKVVAVHRTDAGLPVFTGDPADLTAEEQDWLSGAMSWGATEGAYAAMHRTKPQTAAFGLTDSPAGLAAWIVEKLRSWSDCGGDLESSYTKDEVLTNVTLYWLTATIGSSMRMYHANAAIPAAQHARRVEVPSGFSLFQGDVVRPPRAWLERMTNAVRITEPERGGHFAPFEEPEAYAEELRAFFRPFRTAPT; encoded by the coding sequence ATGCCGGAAGAGTCGCAGCCCGAGCCGTTCGCGCCCCGGGCCGAGCAAGCCGCACTGGACGATCTCCGCGCGCGGCTGCGTGCGACGCGGTGGCCGGACGCGCCGGAGGAAGCGGGCTGGTCGCTCGGGACCGACCTGGACTACCTGCGCGAACTGGTCGCCTACTGGGCGGACGGGTTCGACTGGCGGGCGCGCGAGGCGGCACTCGCGCGGCTGCCCCGGTTCCGCGCGTCCGTCGGCGGGCTCGGAATCCACTTCGTGCACGCGAAAGCCGCCACCGGGCCCGCGCTGCCCCTCGTCCTCAGCCACGGCTGGCCCGATTCGTTCTGGCGCTACACCAAGGTCATCCCGCTCCTGGTCGATCCGGCGGCGCACGGCGGCGATCCCGAGGACGCCTTCGACGTGGTCGTCCCGGACATGCCCGGTTTCGGGTACTCCGACCACCCCGATCCGCCGGTGGACTCGGTCGCCGTCGCGGGACTGTGGGCCGAACTCATGACCGCGCTCGGGTACGAACGCTTCGGCGCCGCGGGCGGCGACGTCGGCAGCAGCGTGAGCCGCTTCCTCGCGCTCGACCACGCCGAGAAGGTCGTGGCCGTGCACCGCACGGACGCGGGCCTGCCGGTCTTCACCGGCGACCCAGCGGATCTCACCGCCGAGGAACAGGATTGGCTCAGCGGTGCGATGTCCTGGGGCGCGACCGAGGGCGCCTACGCGGCGATGCACCGCACGAAACCCCAGACCGCCGCCTTCGGCCTCACCGACTCCCCGGCGGGCCTCGCCGCGTGGATCGTCGAAAAACTGCGGTCCTGGAGCGACTGCGGCGGTGACCTCGAATCCAGCTACACCAAGGACGAGGTCCTCACCAACGTCACGCTCTACTGGCTGACCGCCACGATCGGCTCGTCGATGCGCATGTACCACGCGAACGCCGCGATCCCGGCCGCGCAGCACGCCCGCCGGGTCGAGGTCCCGTCCGGTTTCTCGCTGTTCCAAGGCGATGTCGTGCGCCCACCGCGCGCCTGGCTCGAGCGCATGACGAACGCCGTGCGCATCACCGAGCCCGAACGCGGCGGGCACTTCGCGCCGTTCGAAGAACCCGAGGCCTACGCCGAGGAGCTGCGCGCCTTCTTCCGTCCTTTCCGGACCGCGCCGACGTAG
- a CDS encoding WXG100 family type VII secretion target: MTAPAPALGQTSGQASDQVDITQTLGDLDSTLTAVQSEDWVTAGLSGATTAADLLGSGSDPLSGIVNAGFGWLTGLVDFLAAPLKTLAGDPSSMSSSAQDLHGTGKSLSSHADSYQQAATKETGNWSGEAASGYQNTSGKLADQLRAISKASAGVSSAMSGANKVVGQAQQIVTQLVGEASGEINTIMLQAMAAAQVTGGASVAAAIPQCVQVATRYGGQIAEKMGALLSSGQNLTTLLLGVVKALEVVDQAITKTTGKGSATGSGGSASQGSGSGGSTGSPTSSGTPGSSASSASSASSVSDGSSGAADSSGAPTGTPGSQASAGKPGTTEDQSVPANA; the protein is encoded by the coding sequence ATGACCGCGCCCGCCCCCGCCCTCGGACAGACCTCCGGACAGGCTTCCGATCAGGTCGACATCACGCAGACACTCGGCGATCTCGACTCGACCCTCACCGCGGTGCAGAGCGAGGACTGGGTGACCGCGGGCCTGTCCGGCGCCACCACCGCGGCCGACCTGCTCGGATCGGGATCCGACCCGCTTTCCGGCATCGTCAACGCGGGCTTCGGCTGGCTGACCGGTCTCGTGGACTTCCTCGCCGCGCCGTTGAAAACGTTGGCCGGTGACCCGAGTTCGATGTCCTCGAGCGCGCAGGACCTGCACGGCACCGGGAAGTCGCTGTCCTCGCACGCCGACTCCTACCAGCAGGCCGCGACCAAGGAAACCGGCAACTGGTCAGGCGAGGCCGCGTCGGGATACCAGAACACCTCGGGCAAGCTCGCCGACCAGCTGCGCGCCATCAGCAAGGCCAGCGCGGGCGTGTCGAGCGCGATGTCCGGCGCGAACAAGGTGGTCGGGCAGGCGCAGCAGATCGTCACCCAGCTCGTCGGCGAGGCCAGCGGGGAGATCAACACGATCATGCTGCAGGCGATGGCCGCCGCGCAGGTCACCGGCGGTGCGAGCGTGGCGGCGGCGATCCCGCAGTGCGTGCAGGTCGCCACCCGGTACGGCGGGCAGATCGCGGAGAAGATGGGCGCGCTGCTGTCCAGCGGGCAGAACCTGACCACACTGCTGCTCGGCGTGGTGAAAGCGCTGGAAGTCGTCGACCAGGCGATCACGAAGACCACCGGCAAGGGCAGTGCGACCGGGTCGGGCGGTTCCGCGTCGCAGGGCAGCGGATCCGGTGGCAGCACTGGATCTCCTACGTCCTCGGGTACTCCTGGTTCTTCTGCGTCTTCTGCCTCTTCGGCGTCTTCCGTTTCGGACGGATCTTCCGGTGCGGCCGACTCCTCCGGCGCACCCACCGGGACCCCCGGATCGCAGGCGAGCGCGGGCAAACCGGGAACCACCGAAGACCAAAGCGTGCCCGCCAACGCGTAA
- a CDS encoding WXG100 family type VII secretion target: protein MTAPSRFQVDPEEIRTHAGTVGTVASQLSSIAGGQQGGGPDGNALGSFVQFLTAGLQGAMDRVTQSVAHGASAVDEMSTRLTRAAEHYERTDENGGIQLLGTERR, encoded by the coding sequence ATGACCGCACCGAGCCGATTCCAGGTCGACCCCGAAGAGATCAGGACGCACGCGGGCACCGTCGGCACGGTCGCCTCGCAGCTGTCGTCGATCGCGGGCGGGCAGCAGGGCGGCGGCCCCGACGGCAACGCGCTCGGCAGCTTCGTCCAGTTCCTCACCGCGGGGTTGCAGGGCGCGATGGACCGGGTCACCCAGTCCGTCGCGCACGGGGCGTCCGCCGTGGACGAGATGAGCACCCGGCTCACCCGCGCCGCCGAGCACTACGAGCGCACCGACGAGAACGGCGGCATCCAGCTGCTGGGAACGGAACGCCGATGA
- a CDS encoding YbaB/EbfC family nucleoid-associated protein, with protein MDPTEWLRNYQKTLARASANAKAASENLERVGGTATSPRGEVAVKVGPSGALESLDLTPAARALEAEQLAQLILTTAQQAQRAAGAQVVEIMTGYVGEGPALDVVKRHLPDAPAEDGPRPDDREDDQYFTNPPEITS; from the coding sequence GTGGATCCGACGGAATGGCTCAGGAACTACCAGAAAACGCTCGCCAGGGCGTCGGCGAACGCCAAGGCGGCGAGCGAGAACCTGGAGCGGGTCGGCGGCACCGCGACCTCGCCGCGCGGGGAGGTCGCGGTCAAGGTCGGCCCCAGCGGCGCGTTGGAAAGCCTCGATCTGACGCCCGCGGCTCGCGCACTCGAAGCCGAGCAGCTCGCGCAGCTCATCCTCACCACCGCGCAGCAGGCGCAGCGCGCTGCGGGCGCGCAGGTCGTCGAGATCATGACCGGCTACGTCGGCGAGGGCCCCGCGCTGGACGTCGTCAAGCGGCACCTGCCGGACGCGCCAGCCGAGGACGGGCCGCGACCCGACGACCGCGAGGACGACCAGTACTTCACCAACCCACCGGAGATCACCTCATGA
- a CDS encoding ESX secretion-associated protein EspG: protein MTAAVDLPESEVDESIHFGLVELDLLSSYAGVPFPFPLRVPSFGRIEGEREVLLAAAGHALRIRGLADETGPIGAAAELLDALREYRGTVDLVLTGPDGTIGVVAMVYRSSALLCRQPWNDELTNTVRVSTIAETALEKALFDLVPEHPAARSMPISLPDRAVRTATRLIAGVENDAEKERRLRDLVRDCGGDPGVLDALAGLLPTLTGKGQLGATRRASGSVRAGTELSWLDGPQGRGRVNRADDGWVSVNPLRQADVRNALAELATIARAEH, encoded by the coding sequence ATGACCGCGGCCGTCGATCTTCCGGAGTCCGAAGTAGACGAATCCATCCACTTCGGACTTGTCGAGCTGGATCTGCTCTCCTCCTACGCCGGGGTGCCGTTCCCGTTCCCGCTGCGCGTGCCGTCGTTCGGCCGGATCGAAGGCGAGCGCGAGGTGCTGCTGGCCGCGGCGGGCCACGCACTGCGGATCCGCGGCCTCGCCGACGAAACCGGGCCGATCGGCGCCGCGGCCGAACTCCTCGACGCGCTGCGCGAGTACCGCGGCACCGTCGACCTCGTGCTGACCGGCCCGGACGGGACCATCGGGGTGGTCGCGATGGTCTACCGGTCGTCGGCGCTGCTCTGCCGCCAGCCGTGGAACGACGAGCTCACGAACACCGTGCGGGTCAGCACGATCGCGGAAACCGCGCTGGAGAAGGCACTTTTCGACCTGGTGCCCGAGCACCCGGCCGCGAGGTCGATGCCGATCAGCCTGCCCGACCGCGCGGTGCGCACCGCGACGCGGCTCATCGCGGGCGTCGAGAACGACGCCGAGAAGGAGCGCCGCCTTCGCGACCTCGTCCGCGACTGCGGTGGCGACCCCGGCGTGCTCGACGCGCTCGCCGGACTTCTGCCGACACTGACCGGAAAAGGCCAGCTCGGCGCCACGCGGCGTGCCTCGGGCAGCGTGCGCGCGGGCACCGAACTGTCCTGGTTGGACGGTCCACAGGGGAGGGGCAGGGTGAACCGCGCCGACGACGGGTGGGTGAGCGTGAACCCGTTGCGGCAGGCCGATGTGCGGAACGCGCTCGCCGAACTGGCCACGATCGCTCGCGCCGAGCACTGA
- a CDS encoding PE domain-containing protein produces MPDNGYEVAPHELTARAKTLAEIGDQTSALAASANRLAERVPMLGTAPPALHLAMSLQEAAGRTGHTGEVHAADTELNDFHRALRTSADRYAERDAEVASALRALDGEAK; encoded by the coding sequence TTGCCGGACAACGGATACGAGGTCGCGCCGCACGAGCTGACGGCGCGGGCGAAGACACTGGCCGAGATCGGCGACCAGACGAGCGCGCTCGCGGCGTCGGCGAACCGGCTCGCCGAACGCGTGCCGATGCTGGGCACCGCGCCGCCCGCGCTGCACCTCGCGATGAGCCTGCAGGAGGCGGCGGGCCGAACCGGGCACACCGGCGAGGTGCACGCGGCCGACACCGAACTCAACGACTTCCACCGCGCGCTGCGGACCTCCGCCGACCGGTACGCCGAACGCGACGCCGAGGTCGCCTCGGCGCTACGGGCATTGGACGGCGAAGCGAAATGA